In Populus alba chromosome 4, ASM523922v2, whole genome shotgun sequence, the genomic window ATTCTGAATAAGAGTATTGTTTTCTGTTGTAGTGCTCTGACAGCAGTAATGTCATAAACCTTTTAGACAGACAGGCTACCTTATATGTTACCTCCTTGCTAAGGTCATATGCTTCATTGGACATAGCTGACTGTACGGCCATGGATCGGTCGAAAATGGGAGCAACAAAcacttaattttttgaatagtgCTCTACGAAAGGGATATACAGAATTTTAATGTATCTAGTTTTCTACCCCAAAAGTTATAATTTGAGTTCCTGATAATCTTGGCACTTTGACAGGTACCTGAAACACTGCCAGAAGAAGTTCTTGGAAAGATGGGTGCACCACCAAAGAGTGATGTCCCAATTATTACACCCAGTGATCTTGCTGAGGCTGATGGGTTTCTTCTTGGTTTCCCCACTAGATTTGGAATGATGGCCGCACAATTTAAAGCTTTTATGGATTCAACTGGTGGCCTATGGGGCACACAACAGCTTGCAGGCAAGCCTGCTGGAATTTTTTACAGCACTGCATCGCAGGGAGGCGGACAGGAGACAACCGCGTAAGTTCCATTTGAAAACGTTGGACTTCGGttctgtttttcttccaagttcaTAATTCTTGTTGTTTACTTTATGAATTCTGAAAtacatgtatttgtttttcttttcactacGCAGTTTGACTGCTATCACCCAGCTCGTTCACCATGGAATGATCTTTGTGCCAATTGGATACACATTTGGAGCCGGCATGTTTGAAATTGAGGAGGTGAAGGGTGGCAGTCCATATGGTGCAGGTACCTATGCTGGGGATGGCACCAGACAGCCTACTGAGCTGGAGCTAGGACAAGCTCTCCACCAGGGGAAGTACTTTGCTGGCATTGCAAAGAAATTCAAGGGAACTGCTTAATTTAACTCCAGCAATTGTATTCCCTTCCTAGAAATTTCAGTCTTATGTTCACCTGACGAATAATGTGCTTCTTCTGGTTATATTTGGCGCAAACTTATGTTTTATTCCTTTATAACTAAGGCTTCTTGTAgcgatgaaatttttttcatgcatttagTATGAGAATTCATTTTGAAGCTTCACTTATCTCTAATTGCAGAAGTATTTTCATTGATCATAAGCAACAAGTAGGAGCTTACCCTACTACAAAAGGAAAAATTCTAATCAGATTACATAAAGTCACACCAATCCCCATTCTCTACATATGGTAGAAAGATTAGGATTCAAAACAGCTTCTTGAAGATGCTTGGAATTGTACAGTCTACAATGGACTAACATCCAAATCCATTTCACGGATGCATGAAGAGATATCAGCAGTTCCATGGACCTTCACATTTCTCTGCTTCCATACACCATATATGGTAGCATTCCAAGCTATATTTGTAATCACAGACGTAAAGGTTCTCTTCTACAACAATTCTTTCGCCCACTGAAACTCTAATATGCAGCCACCAGGAGGCCTAGAAAACCCACATTTAAGCAATATATTACCCCAAACTGATTTAGAGTATAAGCTTTGAGAAAATAGGTGATCACGAACCTCATTAGCAGCACCACAAAGAAGGCAATCAGCAATAATATTTCTCCTCATAAGAAACTGTCACGCTCTTGTAGATAACTTGTTAAGAATAACAAGCCAAGATTAAAGCTTATACCAATTAACTTTTATACCTGATCAATTCCCAAGAtcgtaaaaaaacaattagaacaCAGCCTGCCAAATCACACTATCATTAACAGAAGGATAAGGCTGCACAGCACTGCATATAGACATCTGGATTTCTATCATGTCATCAGATCCAGAATTGGGCCAACCAGTTACCATCTTTAATCACAGCTTCCAATAATCTTGCTGCAGAAGGAATACCAGAAGCATGAATAAGTCTGGAGGGTGAAGAATATATTAGTCCAATCAAATCAAGTAGATTTCAAGTGCTTCTAGAGGAGAGTGATGAATATATTAGGTGTGGTTGTAATTTCAATTCTCAAGTATAATACATTCACCATTGATGCTTGAGTTTAATGCacctataaatataaaagtaaagagtcgtcaaatttatatttctaattaaaaaatagacctCATAGGATATTGGTCAGAACATTTTTCTTTGACAGTTTATTATCTATTATTACTGTGTGGtcttttcatttgcttttgCCTTTCTGcaattcttttgttgttttgggcCTTTATTCCTTATTTTTACACCACAGGTTTTTTCCCTTCTGCCCCTTGCCATTGCAGTTGCTACTCCATGTATGGACATGTTGCAAGACTAGCTCAAGGAATTAAAAAAGGAGCTGATTCTGTGGAAGGAATGGCGCCTGTGTTGAATTTTGTTCAAAATATCGACCATTTGAACTCTTTAGTCCTAGGCTTTGATAAATTAAAGTCATCCAGAAGCATAGTTGCTCCTCTAGTAAACGTCAACAAGTTTAATTAGCATCATTTTCAACGAAGGCTAGAACAAACAAATACATAGtaatagtgtattttttttcaccgGGCACAATTTAAAATGTACATCAAGGTGTGAGGGTGATGAGTCAGTAATTTTTacctaaattttataaattgaaaaggtaTTAAAATGACATGTATCTAGTAAATGCACTTGTCAAACCCAAAGTACTCGGGTTCAATAATTAGCCAAACCCAAGACAATATGATTCAGACGAATGTGCTAAACTCAAAATACTTAGTGCTAAACTCAAAATACTTAGGTTCGACAATCAGTCAAATCCAAGGCAATATAGGTCTGGAAAATATATCAAACTCAAAATACTTAGGTTTGTGATACAGACCGGGTGATAAGCTCATATTTGAGGTGTTTAGaacacccaaaacaacaaaGGGCTTGACTTTGTTGGGCCATAACTTTCACAACCAAACACTTTAAGTTTCTTACGTGACAATTggagttttctttttgtttcctcatttagcttttattttccCAATTAATTGGAGGTTGTTTGTTTTAGGAGTccaagaatttagttttttttacgtTTCTTCATTTAGCTTTTATATTCCAATTAATGCAGGACTATTTCCTGATTTAATGGAGTTGTTTTAGAAATTTAAGAGTTTagtttctctatttatttgattgtaatCACTTTGCGATGGGATAGatagaataaaacaaaaacttatttgAGTTGTTAACTCAAAATATCtctctttcttctattttttgcaGAATTATAGATCGAAGAAAACCTTGTGTGTTGGAACATGtgtgaattttgttttggtcTACATTAGGATGGTATCAGAGTTCGGTCAGTTATCGTCGTTATGGCACCAAAAAGACATACGAACCTACCGAACCTTCGTGAACAACCGTTGGATGAAGTCTACGAGCGCGATGAGATTGCACGATTACAACAAGAAGTCGAGATGTTAACTTACTAGTTAGCAGCGTCAATGGCTCAACATCGGGATCCGAATCCATAAGATATGGAAGAGGAGTCTGAAAGTGATGAAAATCCATTTGCCCCTCAACCAGTGCAAAAGAGACCGGTGAATGATGAATCAAGGTGTTGGGAGACAGGCCTCAAGGTCGACATACCAAATTTCATGGTGGTTTGCAAGCGGATGAGTACCTTGACTGGATCAATATGGTAGATAAAGTTTTAGAATTTAAGCAAGTTCCAGAAAATAGACAAGTAGCCCTGATTGCAACAAGGCTCAAAGGTTGAGTAGGGGCTTGGTGGCAACAAGTGAAGAAAACAAGGACTCCACAGGGAAAAGGAAAGATCACATGTTGggacaaaatgaaaaaacacatGCGTTTTGCGTTTTTACCATACAACTACACACGGACGCTTTACCAACGGTTACAAAATTTAAGACAGGGAAACCAATCAATTGATGACTACACTACGAAGTTCTACCAGTTAGTGTCACGAGATGTGATTGCTGAGGATGAGGATTCGCGGGTTGCGCCATATATTGGGGGACTGCGGATTCAATTCCAAGATGTCCTTAATatgtttgatgtgttgattgTCTCTGATGCCTACTAGAGAGCAGGATAGTTAAAGAAACATCAGGATGAAAAAACACATGTTTAATATGTTGGAAAAATAGAATGGGAGTCGCTatttagtattttgatcactaggaaccctaactagttttTAGAGATCGGGTATTGGGATTAGTTGCTAaaaaaaggtattagcacccaaAAACACCCTACCTAATGGGTTTTTGAAAAGTcatctatggtttaagaaaagtgtTCTCATCGATAAGGAAATCTTATTAGTGAAACCTAATcattttaacatcaacaaaagaaCTACCTTTTAATATTGGGAATatattttacgtataaattcataattcctagtattaaaacaaaataaaatatgttttagatttttttgaaatattagtcaagttctcgtgactttaataaattgattattaaagtcaaaatgcatgctaaaacatattttgtgaagtttttttttttttttgtagtatgAAAATACagtatgatttaatttgattttttttttttttttgcttttgaggAACTTGACCGTAtgtatgaaataatttttttttttttaacaggcCGGACCCAGCCCAAAAAGAAATGGGACTGAGATCAGCCCAAAATAACATACAGTCTATCTTATATTGGGCTGGACTCAGCACAGTGCACGTTGCAAGGA contains:
- the LOC118042807 gene encoding probable NAD(P)H dehydrogenase (quinone) FQR1-like 1, with translation MAVKIYIIYYSMYGHVARLAEEIKKGADSVEGVEVKLWQVPETLPEEVLGKMGAPPKSDVPIITPSDLAEADGFLLGFPTRFGMMAAQFKAFMDSTGGLWGTQQLAGKPAGIFYSTASQGGGQETTALTAITQLVHHGMIFVPIGYTFGAGMFEIEEVKGGSPYGAGTYAGDGTRQPTELELGQALHQGKYFAGIAKKFKGTA